Part of the Epinephelus fuscoguttatus linkage group LG24, E.fuscoguttatus.final_Chr_v1 genome, AAGTCACAAGATAGCTTTGTAAAGATTCTTTGACCTTATGTATTTCTCTTTGACCCGGGACCAGCCAGCACCCCCTGCTTAGAGGACCTGACTCCCAGCAGCTCGTTGAAACATCAGTGACGCACTTTGAAGTCAATAAAGAAATCTTTCTCCAGAAAGTCTGCTTGTGTGCCCAGTGTGTTTTGATAGGACTGCACCATTTAACAGCTGCTGAGCTGAACAGCCTGTGTAGCCCTGCCAGGATTTCATTTGCCTTAAGGCTGTTTATTTTGAGGATGGAGCTTAAGTCGAGGCAGAGAGTGCAACATCCCAACCCATGGCCATGTGTTtctgcctctctgctgcagccCAATGCCAGCTGAAGCGTGATGCATCCAGAGCAGCCCAGAACGGGCTTCGCCCTGCAGAGACGACGGGCAGATTCAGCCCCTCGGGGCATGTTGAGCACCGGCCTACTGCAGGGCCTCATCCAGAGTGCCAGGCCTCCTTCCTTCTGCTTCCTGCTCCCCAGGGTCCATGCAGCTGATGTGGCTGCTGCCCAGCCTGCACAGAtgccctctccctcctcctcctcctcctcctccaccagttCTGCTCCTGCACCCATCCCCTCTTCCAGCACCATGCCAAGGATCATAGGCAAGCCAGAATTCCCAGACACAGGATGGGACCGTATCAAGGACCTCTTTGACAGAGAGTTGGTATTTCAGTTTCCTCtttacttttcttcttctcctcttacTCTTGAACTCACTTTGTGACAgagaatgtcagaaaatagtgactGTGCAGGagttttctcagttttattcatattaTGCTTCCCTCTaacatttttcattaaagttACCAGCTACAGCATTTACGTGCTTAATAATCTCCGCATGCTCACTGCTGTGTTACTCGGACAGGTTTTTAGTTAGTTTTCTTGCCTCCTCATTTAGGTTTGAATAACTTCTTTAGGTCTAGGTTTAGGTAGCAGTTACCTTTCTGACACTGCAGTTTCAGTTGTGTCTAAAGATGAGGAATAATTGGCATTGACTATGTCCTCAAAAGAAAATGTGGCTCTTGTCTCCCTGCAGTGCAACACAGAGGTACCCAGAGGAGCTGACCAACGTGGTAAAGAGCGGGTTAGTTGGCGCACTTGCAGGCTTGCTCTACGGAGGCCTGCCAGCAGCTTTCCAAGCCAAGCAGAGGTATATCCAAGTCAGCCAGGCGGAAATCTACACCAGCAGAGTGGACGCAGTGGTAAGTGGGCAAGTGGCAGaaagtagctcagtccataagACCAAGACCTActccttccttctctctttcttcttcaccttgttctccttcttcttgtttttcttattcttattgttgttcttcttcttcttattattattggaGTTATTGGAGTACCTGCATTGTCGTCTTGTTTATCCTGCTCTTCCCCAGTTTTCCAGGAGCACCCAACACATGATCTACATTTGAGTGTAGCACAACCACTCTACTGCTCAGTTAGTGTTGTGCTGTAAATTGTGACACTTATTGCAACAATTGCTGATTAAGTTCCAGTAGAAACTGATTGCACTCCTGGGAACCTTTTTAATAGATGACATTAACTGTAATGTTTTGGCCTCATGGTAATCCCACAGCAGTAACCTTATTATTGTGTGTCCTTTGTGTCTAATTCAGCGCTCAGCCCATAATGCAGCAGTCCGGGGCTTTGTGAGGTATGGATGGAGGTGGAGCTGGAGAGTGGCTGCTTTTGTCACCCTATTCAAGTAAGCAAACAATGATTATCTTGTCTTTTCTGATCTTTTCATCTTAGACAATGaacatgaaaatattttacTCTATGTAAGGAACTTCTTACAAAGGAGGCATTTAACGCCGACAGATAAGTTGCATTTGATTCAGCAATTTCCTTGTAAACTAAGCTCAGCTGAAGTCAAGGCAAAGCATGTTTttgtacagcacctttaaataaCAAGGtgattcaaagtgctttaaggGAACATGTATGAGAAAAACAAGGCAAGTCTAACCGTCTGTTACTCGTGTGTCTATCTGTTCCCTTTCCTCTCTAGTTCTGTCAGCACAGGGCTGTCTGTGTACCGAGACAAGTATGCCCTCAGCCATTATGCTGCAGCTGGAGGTGAGTCACATTGGCATCAACGGGGCCTGATCAGACCTCGtttttaaacctttatttacCCAGGAAAGCTGACTGAATGCACTTGCTGTGTCACAACAACACTGCTCACATTCGCACATTTCTGTCAGGGAGTTGTGTTATCCGAACTCAGTGTTTATCCAGGGGCCTGTTGTTCGAAACCTAGATAAGGGATTAAGCTGGGATATGTTGGTTATCCTGACTTAACTTAGCGGTGATTCGGTTGTTCGAAAGCAGAGGCACATATGTTGCGATGGATATTTATTCTGTGCACTTAGCCTGGTTGGGACCAGGTTAACAACCAGGTTTAGTTTAGCCTGGTGCCTTATCTGTccagtcagctgtcactgtgatcaaaaatcaatgtgttttacCGTCATTTCATGTTCTTATGTACGTATATGCCTCATTTttgaacaaaatacattaagcctacaataataaaaaaaacccaaaacatttaaaacattatttttgtcataGCCCAAgcatactttgacatgcacatGTCTTTACCAATAAAAGGATTAATTGTTGGAATAAACATACAAGTAGGTGTATTTGGCATTAACACAATTAGTGGTTATTAGGTATCATAACTGTGTGACCTTCCCAAATTATATTCCCAGTTAAGTGGACCAATAACTCCAGTGTACTTTACatcaatgaatgaaaacatgaagatgaaaccacaatattctttgacctcattttatttaaatgaaaaatgctgtgatcagtcactgtctgctttgagctgtggagagaaagagagaaataatatTGATTAAGACATTGCATCACAGTCATGCTTACAGTGTGCATTAAAATCACTTACTTCTTTCTCTAGTATCTTAATTTCTAAGTCCAATTTCCTtaaggtttttcttttaatttgtcaatTTGCATTACACTGCAAAACAACCCAAAGTCAGACAGTCCACATAACACCAATGGttgattaattaataaataaaatgattgattCCATGTACAGTATACTGGAATAATGTAACTTGTATGAAGAGGGCAGTTCCCCCCCTCCGTCCTCCATCATCGGCCTGCCTCGGTTGTGATCCAGGGCGAGCTTTTCTGCTGGTGTGAAATTAGCAGTTGCTTAACTTCCACTGCTCAGCTTTAAGGCGAAGTGTACAACTGTTAATTTGTGGAAGGAACTTTAATTGTAATTATGACAGATTAATTTGCGCAACAAGTGTATATTTTTAGATTACTTACGCATTCAGTCGGTCCGCAGTTGTTTGCcacgcgctctctctctcctttgttaTCGCTGCAGTGTTTCCTTTCTTCGTGATTATATGTTTTACCTCTTCATGAGAGTCCATGATGAGACGCTGCTCACTGGGTGAGAAGTATGCGGCACATGCCCTCTCCATTGCTGCATCGGTGAATCTGTGATCGATCTCGGGGTCTATTTAAGAAAGCCGTGGACGCGCACTCACCTGAATAAGTTACACCTGGCTTGACAAAGCCGCGCCTCCTCAGCCTGGCTTGGTGTTCCAACAACCAGTTAGGCCAGGATGGATTTAGGGGAATTTGTCCTATCTCGCTTTTCCACTTATCCTGGATTGGTTAATTCTACTTTCGAACAACAGGCCCCAGAGCAGCGTACTGTCGGCCTGCAGTTGTATGTGTTGCACTGatgctgtgtttatgttttaaaaaaagattttaattgATACAACACTTTATAATATATGCTTTTGTTAACTGACCTGTTGCAACCCAGTGTATCCTGTTTCCATACAAACGCATTCATCATGTAGTCAAAACCACAGAATGTCATTTAAGTTCGCAAAAGAATATAGTAAAATGGTTACTTGTGAATATGTACATGTTATTCTAATATAATTCCAAGCTTTTTGAATGAATCCACTGCGACCTTATTGACCCTGCACACTGGACCCTGTTGACTCCCAGAGCAGACAGACACCAATCAATCCCTCTAATATTTATTTTGTGCAAAGTAGTCACACATCATTTCTAGAAAACCAGATTCCTGTGGCACCGAGGGGGTAAGGACACAGACCATGAGCCACAATGTCCTCAGTTCACCTGTGGCCGAGGGGCTTTGTTGCGTGCCATTCCCTTGTCTCTCCAATTCCATTTCCTTTCATCTCTCTGCTACAGCTGTCTAAACAGTGCATAACAACAATGgccataaaatatttaataaaaaagaGATTAATCTGAAATTTCACTGTCcagaaaatgtgattttatttcgGACAGTGTTCTGCCTGGACAACACTGGTTGTTCACCTCCCAAAAAGTTCAGAGTTAGTAGTAAAATTTCTGGTGCTGATAATAGTTATGAAATGTTTATAATCCTCATTTGACCTGATGACAAATTGTTTAAACACAGACATCATATACCAGCACATTGAGTTatgaatgataataataaaagtgcgtgtgtgtgtgtgtgtgtgtgtgtgtgtgtgtgtgtgtgtgtgtgtgtgtgtgtgtgtgagaacagcTGTGACTGGAGGCCTTTTCAGACTGAACCTGGGCCTGCGAGGGTTGGTGGCAGGGACAGTCATCGGAGTAGTGATGGGGTGAGCTTGTTTTCTGCTACCACATGTGTCCACACAGATCCATTGATCACCCCAGTAGTTTAACAGTTAAACTTGTTGCAGTCACTAGTCTAGTTTCTCCCCTGACGCTTTTCAATCCTCATCACAGACCTGAGTTACATTGTTAGAAGCtgtcatgcatttattttttaacagacATGCGTATCTGCTCATGCTTGTGTGCGTGTCCCTGTTCATGGCCGTGTGCTGCAGAGCAGTGAGCACTCTGGCAGCCAGCTGCGCCCCTCCCAGCAACCCTCTGTCACCCAGCTGAACCTCCTCCCACCCCCTACCCCCCACCTCCAACTCTGTTCACAGTGCCAGAGGGACTCATGTGCACTGCAGAGGGCCATGTTTTGGGTACTAGAGCAAGGAGGCAGGCCAAGGCAGCAGCTGCCCTTCTCCATTTATACCATCTCTGTTATTCCAGCCTCTCATCTCCATCTACCATGGTCTGATCTGGACTTATGCTTCactccatctcctctctctcctccaccctcTCTTCTCCCCCTGTCCCACTTTTCACTCGCTCCTCTGGCCACTTCAGCTGAGCGCACGGAGCCAAGAGCAGATTTGAATTTGATTGTGTAATGGTGATTGAGTGTGAGGTGTTTGATGGTGTAACAGACTGGAGGGGCTGGTTTGGATTGTCTCTGTGATCATCAGCTCCGTGTTGGCTCAGCCCTAGTCTGTTCTCCTGTTGGCTCCATACTAGCAttgcctccttctcctcctccttctctcctctcctcactgtCTGCCTGAGCGACCAGCCACCTGGAGCATTTGATTTGTGCAAACAGGCCCGGCCCTGGCTATGCCAGGTGCAGTCGGGGCAGAAGGGAGTGAAATGAAAGCAGGCAGCTAATCGGAAAGCACATCACGCTCCAGATCTCACCCCAGAATGATCCTCTTGTCCGGGAACATGGCAGAGGTGTGACTGGAACTTCTAGGTTGGGCCGGAGGGACTGTAGAGGAGGGTGTGACTTTGTAAGACACTGCGGAGaggaaatttggcacaaaattaTTAATATGGTGTTTGTGACAGACAGCTTGGAAGGGTTATGCAATTAAAGTAGCTGCTTTGACAGAACATAATGTGACAGCTAGGTTTGTTACAAAACAGATTATACAAAACAGATTATACAATAGCAGGAAGTTTTTTCAGGAATCTTAATCATACCCGGTTTCCCCAGTGTTGATGTGTTCAGTAAAGTGTCAACAGAAATGGTTTCATGCGTTACACTGTTGATATTTCTACCTGTAGTTGTGCAGGTAGTAACAACCGTGTTCAGACAACAGAAGTATAAAgtgtagtttttgttttacttgtcATAACATAAGCTAACTTCTGCTCAGGATTCCCACTGGTGCTTTGATCATCAGCATGCAGTCGGTGGCCGGAGAAACtgtcagagagaggaggaggaaagagcgCAGGGAGCTTTACGAGCTCAAACTCTCAGAATGGTGAGATATATTATGAAACCTTTCTAATATTATTTGATGCCTTTTGAATTTGGTTGTTATCCTGATGTCTTGCTCACAAGTCACTCTCCTTTCAAATCCCAAGGTCGGCTCGTCTGCAGTTGACAGACGAGTTGATCGGCGATCTGAATGTCAGCACTCAGACAGAGGAAACCAGTAAGGACATGCAAAGGATCCAGGATCTGCTGAGCTTACCGCCGAAGGAGGATGTGACTCAGGACTCATGCAGCGAGTGACAGTTGCTGCCTTACTGCCTGTTATCTGTTGGACATTGAAGGTGGGAGTTCACACACCTGGGAGGATAAATGGGTCTCTTCTTTGGCTGGActccacacaccttctctctAAATGGAAACTGCTTCacatgagaattaaaagacgcTGTTGTACCTCACCAACTActgtcctccagctctgcctgctgtatgtgtgtgtgagcactgtACATCTATCTCTGTGAGAaccagtttgacattttgggaaagtGATTATTTATACATTTGCCAGTGTAAGGATACGACCTGAGAGACTGAGGTCAGGTAACCTTGTTGTGTATCCCCAAAAGATGTTTCCTTTGCTTTCAAAATCAGCTCAGCTCATGTTTAATATGGGCTTGTGTCCTTCACTATTGGCTCCCTTatgaataaacaataaaaccaaacaaatttaaaaccaCACATTTTTTTGAAACTGTCAAAGTGTTGTAGCTCCCCGCCCACACTGGCCTGCCAAGACCTGACCTCACCTTTCCACACAGTGTCAGTTGTTGGCGTAGTTACGGATGCTTGCTCATTATGTTTAGCACACCTAATGTATTGACACCAAACAACAATTGTTTCACAAAATGGCTTTTTCCCCCTCCCCACATCTATGTTATGTGTAGTGTGCTTTTGACTTTGCCTCTTGGGCTTTTCAGCAACTAGGTCAAACATAGCCGTGGCCCCTGGTGTAAACAAGAtgtgacacagcaacagctgggGCCCAGGAAGCAGCAGTGACTGCTGACAGCAGATGGACAGCCAGCAGAGATAGACTGAGGAACGCTTGCACTCCAGAGCACAGCTTGGTCGGTGATGATGTCAAGCTTTGAACTATTGCAGGTAGACACTGGAGGTAAGGTTGAGA contains:
- the timmdc1 gene encoding complex I assembly factor TIMMDC1, mitochondrial: MHPEQPRTGFALQRRRADSAPRGMLSTGLLQGLIQSARPPSFCFLLPRVHAADVAAAQPAQMPSPSSSSSSSTSSAPAPIPSSSTMPRIIGKPEFPDTGWDRIKDLFDRDATQRYPEELTNVVKSGLVGALAGLLYGGLPAAFQAKQRYIQVSQAEIYTSRVDAVRSAHNAAVRGFVRYGWRWSWRVAAFVTLFNSVSTGLSVYRDKYALSHYAAAGAVTGGLFRLNLGLRGLVAGTVIGVVMGIPTGALIISMQSVAGETVRERRRKERRELYELKLSEWSARLQLTDELIGDLNVSTQTEETSKDMQRIQDLLSLPPKEDVTQDSCSE